The window TGTCAAGTTCGGAATTTTATAGCCACCTGTCTTCGTTAAAATTTCGACAAGGCAAGCGAAAAAGTACCTGTCTTCATCAAAACTACGGCAAGGCAGACAAAAAGATACAAAAAAGTTCTAATATTTTTATAATGAGCAGACATTAACCATCGAATTTATTCGATGGAAAACAGAGACTCAATCCGAATTACCGATTTCAATCGGAAAATGTGCTGAATGAATTCAGAAATGAGTCATGGTCATCTTCTTTGCAATTCACTGAAGTGAATGGTTAATGTTTTTCTGAATTTATAGTTAATTTCCTCAAAGAACTTCCTCAAAGAATTTCCCTAAAAGAACTTCCCAAAAGAACTTCATGGAAGAAGATTATTGCTAAAAATCTAACTCCAATTATGTTATCATCAAAAAAAGGATGGAATAATGGGATTATTTAAAAAAATATTTAACAAACCACCAAAACCGGGGAAACCCAAAGATATTAGCGATGAACTTTTCGAGAGTGAAGTTTTGAAATCAGAAATACCGAGCGTAGTTGATTTCTCTTCGATTACCTGTCCGCCTTGTAAGATCATGGCAAGTCTGCTTTCTGAAATCGGTCCCGAATATGCAGGGAAAGTAAATATTTTCAAAATGAATATCGATTATTTTGTCGAAACTGCTCGAAAATACAGGATTACCAATGTGCCTACGACCATTTTCTTTAAAGATGGGAAAGAGGTAGATAGGATTGTCGGATTGCTTCCTTTGAATCCGCTGAAAGAGAAATTTGATAATTTGATGGAATGATGAATTCTAAAAAAATATAATTTTGTGTTACGATTCAATTCATCATCACTCCGCCCTTACCTTTAACAGTTCCTCCATAAAATTTCAACATGAAATCATGTAAACCAGCATTAATAAAGGATTCTTTGTTTTCAGTTTTCTGACAAATCATAAATTGTAGGGACAACCTTTAGTCTCATATAATTTTTCCGGGCAGAAGACAAAATTCTGTATTTTTAAAACAGCTATTTTGAAAATATTTCTAAGAAATACCGATTAAAAAATATTTGAGGAGGTTGAATTACTCTTTCCTACGCAGAGCATGGGAATGAGAATAAAAACTTCGGAAGTTTATTAAAATTCAGGAATAAGATCGGGAACGAGATAAATCTTACGGAGCTACCTGAGCTGTTTTCACGCCAAAACTATCGGTTAAAAACACATAACTGCTCTGGAAAAACTTATGAATTGTGACAGGTTCCGTATCCATTTCCAGTGTTCCTAAAACATAAGGATCATTAATATCGGAAATATCAATAACGAACAAACCGTTTTCCTTGTCTGCGAGGTAAACATGGTCTTCCTCAAACC is drawn from Candidatus Cloacimonadota bacterium and contains these coding sequences:
- a CDS encoding thiol reductase thioredoxin, whose product is MGLFKKIFNKPPKPGKPKDISDELFESEVLKSEIPSVVDFSSITCPPCKIMASLLSEIGPEYAGKVNIFKMNIDYFVETARKYRITNVPTTIFFKDGKEVDRIVGLLPLNPLKEKFDNLME